One Cucumis sativus cultivar 9930 chromosome 1, Cucumber_9930_V3, whole genome shotgun sequence DNA segment encodes these proteins:
- the LOC101207456 gene encoding nodulin homeobox isoform X1: protein MRQFKEEVYYNVTQLHFVHEQAIDLMSAVKELNKFSSQELSKLLRDSENFVIHYTSENNMQMTIDVEKLACFLPLHLMAVLISSNRDEALYKYLLCGVRLLYSLCDLAPRHARLEQILLDDVKMSEQLLDLVFYMLIVLGGFKQENYQSDSISVAHSSLVACSLYLLTGCISSQWQDLVHVLIAHPKVDIFMEAAFASVFQSVKVLDLRLSTKNSDSTCTVPVAELINYLCLQCEASLQFLQTLCQQKAFRERLLRNKELCCKGGVLFLARAILNLNVVHPHLQSSRVGATLSRLKAKVLSILLSLCEAESISYLDEVASTLRSLDFAKSVALQILELLKNALSRDSKSIFSCSEKRYPTGFLQLNAMRLADIFSDDSNFRSYITVNFTKVLTAVFSLSHGDFLSSWCSSDLPVKEEDATLEYDSFAAAGWVLDNFFSSGILHPKNLDFTLIPSVMAPASYAHQRTSLFVKVIANLHCFVPNICEEQERNLFLHGFVDCLKMDIVKALPGSDGSKATNVCRNLRSLLSQAESLIPNFLNEEDVQLLRVFYDQLQKAITFSESEGNRVQDAQSVEGGVSPLVKELSHLDNGNGNLKEEGMSETSAFQETENCVETERGGQGDTVLKELKSKDEDESERNASGIPKGDEGDMQNVETSGSDTNSARGRNGIKQTDIVDSSKSNENAKETEQAGSLEEEKVENVHSEEKHRRKRKRTVMNEKQISVIERALLDEPEMQRNPASIQFWADELIRYGSEVASSQLKNWLNNRKARLARTARDSRATLEADNAIPDKQGGMTAGSCDSPDSPCEDKHVPNTGRDRRSASRTNTANNSKNSTTEFNDSGPTEFVHFKPGQYVILVDVLGEEIAKGKVHQVHGKWYGRNLEELETLVVDIDELKADKNTVLPYPYEATGTSFHEAETKIGVMRVLWDFNKIFMLQSQ from the exons atGAGGCAATTTAAGGAGGAAGTATACTACAATGTCACACAG ttGCACTTTGTCCATGAACAGGCCATTGACTTAATGTCAGCAGTAAaggaattaaataaatttagttctCAAGAACTTAGTAAACTGTTGAGGGACTCTGAGAATTTTGTAATACACTACACTTCTGAAAACAACATGCAGATGACG ATTGACGTAGAAAAGCTTGCATGCTTCCTTCCTTTACACCTCATGGCTGTTCTTATATCATCTAACAGAGATGAGGCATTGTACAAATATCTCCTATGTGGTGTGCGGCTCTTGTATTCCCTATGTGATTTAGCACCCCGACATGCTAGACTTGAGCAG ATTTTGCTAGATGATGTGAAAATGTCAGAGCAGCTGCTTGACCTGGTGTTTTATATGCTAATTGTTCTTGGAGGTTTCAAACAG GAAAATTATCAATCTGATAGCATTTCTGTTGCTCATTCATCGCTGGTTGCATGTAGTCTCTATCTATTAACAGGATGTATCTCATCACAGTGGCAAGATCTTGTTCACGTGTTGATTGCACATCCTAAG GTAGACATTTTTATGGAGGCAGCTTTTGCTTCAGTTTTCCAGAGTGTTAAAGTTTTGGATCTCCGGCTGTCAACTAAAAATTCTGATTCAACTTGCACGGTTCCCGTTGCAGAACTAATCAACTATCTATGTCTTCAGTGTGAAGCTTCTTTACAGTTTCTCCAGACACTTTGCCAACAAAAAGCATTCCGTGAGCGTCTATTGAGGAATAAG gAACTTTGTTGTAAAGGTGGTGTATTGTTTCTTGCTAGAGCCAtcttgaatttgaatgttgtgCATCCTCATCTCCAGTCCTCTAGAGTTGGTGCTACCTTATCTAGACTGAAAGCAAAAGTTCTTTCTATT cTTCTGAGTCTATGTGAAGCAGAAAGCATTTCTTATCTGGATGAAGTTGCCAGCACTCTGAGAAGCTTGGATTTTGCGAAGTCTGTTGCATTACAG ATTCTTGAGCTGCTGAAGAATGCACTTAGTAGGGATTCCAAAAGTATATTTTCTTGTTCAGAAAAGAGGTATCCAACAGGCTTTTTGCAACTCAATGCTATGCGCCTGGCTGATATCTTCTCAGATGATTCCAATTTTCGATCTTACATCACAGTCAACTTT ACTAAGGTTTTGACAGCAGTGTTTTCACTTTCCCATGGAGATTTTCTATCCAGCTGGTGTTCTTCTGATCTCCCTGTTAAGGAAGAGGATGCAACTCTTGAGTATGATTCTTTTGCAGCAGCTGGTTGGGttttggataattttttttcgtcGGGCATTTTACATCCAAAAAATTTGGACTTTACCTTGATTCCAAGTGTTATGGCTCCAGCTTCATATGCACATCAGAGAACATCATTATTTGTCAAAGTAATTGCAAATCTCCACTGTTTTGTTCCAAACATATGTGAAG AACAGGAAAGAAATCTATTCCTTCATGGATTTGTTGACTGTTTAAAAATGGACATTGTCAAAGCATTACCTGGATCTGATGGTTCAAAAGCTACCAATGTTTGCAGGAATCTGC GTTCACTGTTGAGCCAGGCAGAATCTTTAattcctaattttttaaatgaagagGATGTTCAGCTCTTAAG AGTGTTCTATGACCAATTACAAAAGGCTATTACTTTTTCTGAATCGGAAGGAAATAGAGTTCAG GATGCACAAAGTGTAGAAGGCGGCGTGTCACCTTTAGTGAAAGAACTTTCACATCTTGATAATGGAAATGGTAAtttgaaggaagaaggaaTGTCCGAGACTTCTGCTTTTCAAGAAACAGAAAACTGTGTTGAGACCGAACGAGGTGGACAAGGTGATACTGTGTTGAAGGAGCTGAAGAGTaaggatgaagatgaatctgaAAGAAATGCATCCGGGATTCCAAAAGGGGATGAGGGAGATATGCAGAATGTTGAAACTAGTGGATCTGACACCAACTCTGCTAGAGGAAGGAATGGCATTAAGCAAACAGACATTGTTGATTCTTCCAAGTCCAATGAGAATGCCAAAGAAACTGAACAAGCTGGAAGTCTAGAGGAAGAGAAGGTTGAAAATGTTCACAGTGAAGAGAAGCATAGAAGAAAACGAAAACGTACTGTAATGAATGAAAAGCAGATCTCAGTAATTGAGAGAGCTCTCTTGGATGAACCTGAAATGCAGAGAAATCCAGCTTCTATCCAATTTTGGGCTGATGAATTAATTCGTTAT GGTTCTGAGGTGGCATCATCTCAACTTAAAAATTG GCTGAACAATAGGAAAGCAAGGCTAGCACGCACAGCTAGGGATAGCCGTGCAACCTTAGAAGCTGATAATGCAATTCCAGATAAGCAAGGGGGCATGACAGCTGGATCCTGTGACTCACCTGATAGCCCGTGTGAAGATAAACATGTACCTAATACAGGAAGGGATCGAAGAAGTGCATCAAGAACTAACACGGCTAATAATTCTAAGAATTCAACAACGGAGTTCAATGATAGTGGCCCAACAGAATTTGTTCACTTCAAGCCAGGGCAGTATGTCATTCTTGTAGACGTGCTCGGAGAGGAGATTGCGAAAGGAAAAGTGCATCAGGTACATGGTAAATGGTATGGAAGAAACCTGGAAGAACTTGAAACGTTGGTTGTTGATATTGATGAATTGAAGGCTGATAAAAACACAGTGCTTCCATACCCATATGAGGCCACAGGCACCTCATTTCATGAGGCAGAAACTAAAATTGGTGTTATGAGAGTTTTGTGGgattttaacaaaatcttcATGTTGCAGTCACAATGA
- the LOC101207456 gene encoding nodulin homeobox isoform X2 codes for MRQFKEEVYYNVTQAIDLMSAVKELNKFSSQELSKLLRDSENFVIHYTSENNMQMTIDVEKLACFLPLHLMAVLISSNRDEALYKYLLCGVRLLYSLCDLAPRHARLEQILLDDVKMSEQLLDLVFYMLIVLGGFKQENYQSDSISVAHSSLVACSLYLLTGCISSQWQDLVHVLIAHPKVDIFMEAAFASVFQSVKVLDLRLSTKNSDSTCTVPVAELINYLCLQCEASLQFLQTLCQQKAFRERLLRNKELCCKGGVLFLARAILNLNVVHPHLQSSRVGATLSRLKAKVLSILLSLCEAESISYLDEVASTLRSLDFAKSVALQILELLKNALSRDSKSIFSCSEKRYPTGFLQLNAMRLADIFSDDSNFRSYITVNFTKVLTAVFSLSHGDFLSSWCSSDLPVKEEDATLEYDSFAAAGWVLDNFFSSGILHPKNLDFTLIPSVMAPASYAHQRTSLFVKVIANLHCFVPNICEEQERNLFLHGFVDCLKMDIVKALPGSDGSKATNVCRNLRSLLSQAESLIPNFLNEEDVQLLRVFYDQLQKAITFSESEGNRVQDAQSVEGGVSPLVKELSHLDNGNGNLKEEGMSETSAFQETENCVETERGGQGDTVLKELKSKDEDESERNASGIPKGDEGDMQNVETSGSDTNSARGRNGIKQTDIVDSSKSNENAKETEQAGSLEEEKVENVHSEEKHRRKRKRTVMNEKQISVIERALLDEPEMQRNPASIQFWADELIRYGSEVASSQLKNWLNNRKARLARTARDSRATLEADNAIPDKQGGMTAGSCDSPDSPCEDKHVPNTGRDRRSASRTNTANNSKNSTTEFNDSGPTEFVHFKPGQYVILVDVLGEEIAKGKVHQVHGKWYGRNLEELETLVVDIDELKADKNTVLPYPYEATGTSFHEAETKIGVMRVLWDFNKIFMLQSQ; via the exons atGAGGCAATTTAAGGAGGAAGTATACTACAATGTCACACAG GCCATTGACTTAATGTCAGCAGTAAaggaattaaataaatttagttctCAAGAACTTAGTAAACTGTTGAGGGACTCTGAGAATTTTGTAATACACTACACTTCTGAAAACAACATGCAGATGACG ATTGACGTAGAAAAGCTTGCATGCTTCCTTCCTTTACACCTCATGGCTGTTCTTATATCATCTAACAGAGATGAGGCATTGTACAAATATCTCCTATGTGGTGTGCGGCTCTTGTATTCCCTATGTGATTTAGCACCCCGACATGCTAGACTTGAGCAG ATTTTGCTAGATGATGTGAAAATGTCAGAGCAGCTGCTTGACCTGGTGTTTTATATGCTAATTGTTCTTGGAGGTTTCAAACAG GAAAATTATCAATCTGATAGCATTTCTGTTGCTCATTCATCGCTGGTTGCATGTAGTCTCTATCTATTAACAGGATGTATCTCATCACAGTGGCAAGATCTTGTTCACGTGTTGATTGCACATCCTAAG GTAGACATTTTTATGGAGGCAGCTTTTGCTTCAGTTTTCCAGAGTGTTAAAGTTTTGGATCTCCGGCTGTCAACTAAAAATTCTGATTCAACTTGCACGGTTCCCGTTGCAGAACTAATCAACTATCTATGTCTTCAGTGTGAAGCTTCTTTACAGTTTCTCCAGACACTTTGCCAACAAAAAGCATTCCGTGAGCGTCTATTGAGGAATAAG gAACTTTGTTGTAAAGGTGGTGTATTGTTTCTTGCTAGAGCCAtcttgaatttgaatgttgtgCATCCTCATCTCCAGTCCTCTAGAGTTGGTGCTACCTTATCTAGACTGAAAGCAAAAGTTCTTTCTATT cTTCTGAGTCTATGTGAAGCAGAAAGCATTTCTTATCTGGATGAAGTTGCCAGCACTCTGAGAAGCTTGGATTTTGCGAAGTCTGTTGCATTACAG ATTCTTGAGCTGCTGAAGAATGCACTTAGTAGGGATTCCAAAAGTATATTTTCTTGTTCAGAAAAGAGGTATCCAACAGGCTTTTTGCAACTCAATGCTATGCGCCTGGCTGATATCTTCTCAGATGATTCCAATTTTCGATCTTACATCACAGTCAACTTT ACTAAGGTTTTGACAGCAGTGTTTTCACTTTCCCATGGAGATTTTCTATCCAGCTGGTGTTCTTCTGATCTCCCTGTTAAGGAAGAGGATGCAACTCTTGAGTATGATTCTTTTGCAGCAGCTGGTTGGGttttggataattttttttcgtcGGGCATTTTACATCCAAAAAATTTGGACTTTACCTTGATTCCAAGTGTTATGGCTCCAGCTTCATATGCACATCAGAGAACATCATTATTTGTCAAAGTAATTGCAAATCTCCACTGTTTTGTTCCAAACATATGTGAAG AACAGGAAAGAAATCTATTCCTTCATGGATTTGTTGACTGTTTAAAAATGGACATTGTCAAAGCATTACCTGGATCTGATGGTTCAAAAGCTACCAATGTTTGCAGGAATCTGC GTTCACTGTTGAGCCAGGCAGAATCTTTAattcctaattttttaaatgaagagGATGTTCAGCTCTTAAG AGTGTTCTATGACCAATTACAAAAGGCTATTACTTTTTCTGAATCGGAAGGAAATAGAGTTCAG GATGCACAAAGTGTAGAAGGCGGCGTGTCACCTTTAGTGAAAGAACTTTCACATCTTGATAATGGAAATGGTAAtttgaaggaagaaggaaTGTCCGAGACTTCTGCTTTTCAAGAAACAGAAAACTGTGTTGAGACCGAACGAGGTGGACAAGGTGATACTGTGTTGAAGGAGCTGAAGAGTaaggatgaagatgaatctgaAAGAAATGCATCCGGGATTCCAAAAGGGGATGAGGGAGATATGCAGAATGTTGAAACTAGTGGATCTGACACCAACTCTGCTAGAGGAAGGAATGGCATTAAGCAAACAGACATTGTTGATTCTTCCAAGTCCAATGAGAATGCCAAAGAAACTGAACAAGCTGGAAGTCTAGAGGAAGAGAAGGTTGAAAATGTTCACAGTGAAGAGAAGCATAGAAGAAAACGAAAACGTACTGTAATGAATGAAAAGCAGATCTCAGTAATTGAGAGAGCTCTCTTGGATGAACCTGAAATGCAGAGAAATCCAGCTTCTATCCAATTTTGGGCTGATGAATTAATTCGTTAT GGTTCTGAGGTGGCATCATCTCAACTTAAAAATTG GCTGAACAATAGGAAAGCAAGGCTAGCACGCACAGCTAGGGATAGCCGTGCAACCTTAGAAGCTGATAATGCAATTCCAGATAAGCAAGGGGGCATGACAGCTGGATCCTGTGACTCACCTGATAGCCCGTGTGAAGATAAACATGTACCTAATACAGGAAGGGATCGAAGAAGTGCATCAAGAACTAACACGGCTAATAATTCTAAGAATTCAACAACGGAGTTCAATGATAGTGGCCCAACAGAATTTGTTCACTTCAAGCCAGGGCAGTATGTCATTCTTGTAGACGTGCTCGGAGAGGAGATTGCGAAAGGAAAAGTGCATCAGGTACATGGTAAATGGTATGGAAGAAACCTGGAAGAACTTGAAACGTTGGTTGTTGATATTGATGAATTGAAGGCTGATAAAAACACAGTGCTTCCATACCCATATGAGGCCACAGGCACCTCATTTCATGAGGCAGAAACTAAAATTGGTGTTATGAGAGTTTTGTGGgattttaacaaaatcttcATGTTGCAGTCACAATGA
- the LOC101207456 gene encoding nodulin homeobox isoform X3, translated as MEAAFASVFQSVKVLDLRLSTKNSDSTCTVPVAELINYLCLQCEASLQFLQTLCQQKAFRERLLRNKELCCKGGVLFLARAILNLNVVHPHLQSSRVGATLSRLKAKVLSILLSLCEAESISYLDEVASTLRSLDFAKSVALQILELLKNALSRDSKSIFSCSEKRYPTGFLQLNAMRLADIFSDDSNFRSYITVNFTKVLTAVFSLSHGDFLSSWCSSDLPVKEEDATLEYDSFAAAGWVLDNFFSSGILHPKNLDFTLIPSVMAPASYAHQRTSLFVKVIANLHCFVPNICEEQERNLFLHGFVDCLKMDIVKALPGSDGSKATNVCRNLRSLLSQAESLIPNFLNEEDVQLLRVFYDQLQKAITFSESEGNRVQDAQSVEGGVSPLVKELSHLDNGNGNLKEEGMSETSAFQETENCVETERGGQGDTVLKELKSKDEDESERNASGIPKGDEGDMQNVETSGSDTNSARGRNGIKQTDIVDSSKSNENAKETEQAGSLEEEKVENVHSEEKHRRKRKRTVMNEKQISVIERALLDEPEMQRNPASIQFWADELIRYGSEVASSQLKNWLNNRKARLARTARDSRATLEADNAIPDKQGGMTAGSCDSPDSPCEDKHVPNTGRDRRSASRTNTANNSKNSTTEFNDSGPTEFVHFKPGQYVILVDVLGEEIAKGKVHQVHGKWYGRNLEELETLVVDIDELKADKNTVLPYPYEATGTSFHEAETKIGVMRVLWDFNKIFMLQSQ; from the exons ATGGAGGCAGCTTTTGCTTCAGTTTTCCAGAGTGTTAAAGTTTTGGATCTCCGGCTGTCAACTAAAAATTCTGATTCAACTTGCACGGTTCCCGTTGCAGAACTAATCAACTATCTATGTCTTCAGTGTGAAGCTTCTTTACAGTTTCTCCAGACACTTTGCCAACAAAAAGCATTCCGTGAGCGTCTATTGAGGAATAAG gAACTTTGTTGTAAAGGTGGTGTATTGTTTCTTGCTAGAGCCAtcttgaatttgaatgttgtgCATCCTCATCTCCAGTCCTCTAGAGTTGGTGCTACCTTATCTAGACTGAAAGCAAAAGTTCTTTCTATT cTTCTGAGTCTATGTGAAGCAGAAAGCATTTCTTATCTGGATGAAGTTGCCAGCACTCTGAGAAGCTTGGATTTTGCGAAGTCTGTTGCATTACAG ATTCTTGAGCTGCTGAAGAATGCACTTAGTAGGGATTCCAAAAGTATATTTTCTTGTTCAGAAAAGAGGTATCCAACAGGCTTTTTGCAACTCAATGCTATGCGCCTGGCTGATATCTTCTCAGATGATTCCAATTTTCGATCTTACATCACAGTCAACTTT ACTAAGGTTTTGACAGCAGTGTTTTCACTTTCCCATGGAGATTTTCTATCCAGCTGGTGTTCTTCTGATCTCCCTGTTAAGGAAGAGGATGCAACTCTTGAGTATGATTCTTTTGCAGCAGCTGGTTGGGttttggataattttttttcgtcGGGCATTTTACATCCAAAAAATTTGGACTTTACCTTGATTCCAAGTGTTATGGCTCCAGCTTCATATGCACATCAGAGAACATCATTATTTGTCAAAGTAATTGCAAATCTCCACTGTTTTGTTCCAAACATATGTGAAG AACAGGAAAGAAATCTATTCCTTCATGGATTTGTTGACTGTTTAAAAATGGACATTGTCAAAGCATTACCTGGATCTGATGGTTCAAAAGCTACCAATGTTTGCAGGAATCTGC GTTCACTGTTGAGCCAGGCAGAATCTTTAattcctaattttttaaatgaagagGATGTTCAGCTCTTAAG AGTGTTCTATGACCAATTACAAAAGGCTATTACTTTTTCTGAATCGGAAGGAAATAGAGTTCAG GATGCACAAAGTGTAGAAGGCGGCGTGTCACCTTTAGTGAAAGAACTTTCACATCTTGATAATGGAAATGGTAAtttgaaggaagaaggaaTGTCCGAGACTTCTGCTTTTCAAGAAACAGAAAACTGTGTTGAGACCGAACGAGGTGGACAAGGTGATACTGTGTTGAAGGAGCTGAAGAGTaaggatgaagatgaatctgaAAGAAATGCATCCGGGATTCCAAAAGGGGATGAGGGAGATATGCAGAATGTTGAAACTAGTGGATCTGACACCAACTCTGCTAGAGGAAGGAATGGCATTAAGCAAACAGACATTGTTGATTCTTCCAAGTCCAATGAGAATGCCAAAGAAACTGAACAAGCTGGAAGTCTAGAGGAAGAGAAGGTTGAAAATGTTCACAGTGAAGAGAAGCATAGAAGAAAACGAAAACGTACTGTAATGAATGAAAAGCAGATCTCAGTAATTGAGAGAGCTCTCTTGGATGAACCTGAAATGCAGAGAAATCCAGCTTCTATCCAATTTTGGGCTGATGAATTAATTCGTTAT GGTTCTGAGGTGGCATCATCTCAACTTAAAAATTG GCTGAACAATAGGAAAGCAAGGCTAGCACGCACAGCTAGGGATAGCCGTGCAACCTTAGAAGCTGATAATGCAATTCCAGATAAGCAAGGGGGCATGACAGCTGGATCCTGTGACTCACCTGATAGCCCGTGTGAAGATAAACATGTACCTAATACAGGAAGGGATCGAAGAAGTGCATCAAGAACTAACACGGCTAATAATTCTAAGAATTCAACAACGGAGTTCAATGATAGTGGCCCAACAGAATTTGTTCACTTCAAGCCAGGGCAGTATGTCATTCTTGTAGACGTGCTCGGAGAGGAGATTGCGAAAGGAAAAGTGCATCAGGTACATGGTAAATGGTATGGAAGAAACCTGGAAGAACTTGAAACGTTGGTTGTTGATATTGATGAATTGAAGGCTGATAAAAACACAGTGCTTCCATACCCATATGAGGCCACAGGCACCTCATTTCATGAGGCAGAAACTAAAATTGGTGTTATGAGAGTTTTGTGGgattttaacaaaatcttcATGTTGCAGTCACAATGA